One Novosphingobium sp. G106 DNA segment encodes these proteins:
- a CDS encoding SRPBCC family protein, translated as MAIIAPIERQDLAQKTSLRASTWRLGMPASPYSPGDVRDDYVPNEDYFEAAFAAAEAEHLWPKVWQIACRLEEIPKVGDYYTYDILRDSIIVVRTGKGVDDVRAFHNACPHRGTTLTIGCGHAKQFVCPFHGWRFSTDGRNLEVVDRDDWGDSLADGDADLATVQVGAWGGWVWINMDRNCQPLDQFLEPMKSRCDLLEFDKLRFSWYKTTVVPANWKTVVEAFTEFYHVQTTHRQMLTYTRDYSTSRGMGRHGWMSYEFGTGLPIGRSDRLEPLEVEPDFREYLYEYGKQFKIDLAAMQSERAFQVIQSLRELPEGTSPIDVLTKWGEGIYQAAIEEGSGWPEGLTPEYMAETGFDWHVFPNTVFLHPAVEAVLWYRMRPFGDDPEKCLFDVWSLERYAPGKEPPLTREFYENFADGDWPLIYRQDFENIPRVQKGLRSRGFKGARPSPVQERAIANFHRRLRQFMQDPRADDDLGPEPRRHKS; from the coding sequence ATGGCGATCATTGCTCCGATCGAACGGCAAGATCTCGCGCAAAAGACCAGCCTTCGGGCATCGACTTGGAGATTAGGAATGCCTGCCTCACCATATTCACCCGGTGACGTTCGGGACGACTATGTTCCTAATGAAGATTATTTCGAGGCTGCATTTGCCGCTGCCGAAGCCGAGCACCTTTGGCCAAAGGTGTGGCAAATTGCGTGTCGCCTTGAGGAAATTCCCAAGGTCGGCGACTACTACACCTACGATATCCTGAGAGATTCCATCATTGTGGTTCGGACTGGGAAGGGGGTGGACGACGTGCGCGCCTTTCACAACGCATGCCCGCACCGTGGCACGACTTTGACGATTGGATGCGGGCATGCAAAGCAATTCGTCTGTCCATTTCACGGCTGGCGTTTTTCGACGGATGGACGAAACCTCGAAGTTGTCGATCGCGATGACTGGGGCGACAGTCTGGCGGACGGCGACGCAGACCTTGCGACGGTCCAAGTTGGGGCCTGGGGTGGTTGGGTCTGGATCAACATGGATCGCAACTGCCAGCCACTGGATCAGTTTCTTGAGCCAATGAAGTCGCGCTGCGACTTACTCGAGTTCGATAAACTCAGATTCTCATGGTATAAAACAACAGTTGTTCCGGCCAATTGGAAGACTGTTGTTGAGGCATTTACCGAATTCTATCATGTTCAGACGACCCATCGACAAATGCTAACGTACACACGCGACTATTCTACCTCTCGTGGGATGGGGCGTCATGGTTGGATGAGCTATGAATTCGGAACAGGGCTTCCGATTGGCCGCTCGGACCGGCTCGAACCACTTGAGGTCGAGCCCGACTTTCGGGAATACCTATATGAATACGGCAAGCAGTTCAAAATCGACCTTGCTGCCATGCAATCTGAGCGTGCGTTCCAAGTCATCCAGAGTTTGCGCGAACTGCCCGAGGGCACCAGCCCAATCGATGTCCTGACGAAATGGGGCGAAGGAATCTATCAAGCTGCCATTGAAGAAGGTTCCGGGTGGCCGGAAGGTCTCACGCCGGAATACATGGCCGAAACCGGTTTTGATTGGCACGTGTTTCCCAACACCGTCTTTCTTCATCCCGCCGTAGAGGCAGTACTTTGGTACAGAATGCGGCCCTTCGGGGACGATCCTGAGAAATGCCTGTTCGATGTGTGGTCGCTCGAACGGTACGCACCGGGAAAGGAGCCGCCGCTCACCCGCGAGTTCTACGAGAATTTCGCCGACGGTGATTGGCCTTTGATTTACCGCCAAGACTTCGAGAACATCCCGCGCGTGCAGAAGGGCCTTCGCTCAAGAGGCTTTAAGGGTGCCCGCCCTAGCCCCGTGCAGGAGCGAGCCATCGCTAACTTTCACCGTCGGCTTCGGCAATTCATGCAAGATCCGCGCGCCGATGATGACCTTGGTCCCGAGCCGAGACGACACAAATCATAA
- a CDS encoding DUF3237 domain-containing protein — MNLIPLCAARFDVDPPIQFGRTPTGQRSQSDIRGVVFEGERLRATLAGTASDWLVLNGDIGTIDVRMALKTHDGALLGFRYSGRLDVADPANRCSRVAGLFDTGDERYRWLTRSQIVGKSRLERNGQEWIVSYQFYELD; from the coding sequence ATGAACCTTATTCCATTATGCGCAGCGCGTTTCGACGTCGATCCGCCCATCCAGTTTGGCCGCACACCAACGGGCCAGCGCTCGCAGAGCGATATTCGGGGAGTGGTTTTCGAAGGCGAGCGGCTGCGTGCGACACTCGCCGGGACGGCTTCAGACTGGCTGGTTTTGAACGGCGACATCGGGACGATCGACGTGCGCATGGCGCTCAAAACTCATGACGGTGCGCTGCTCGGATTTCGATATAGCGGCAGGCTCGATGTGGCCGATCCCGCCAATCGTTGCAGCCGCGTGGCTGGCCTTTTTGACACTGGCGATGAGCGTTATCGCTGGCTCACACGGTCGCAGATCGTTGGCAAGTCCAGGCTAGAGCGGAACGGTCAGGAATGGATCGTCAGCTACCAATTCTACGAGCTCGATTAA
- a CDS encoding FAD-dependent oxidoreductase → MLQGRSADCQATSLIPTISSRSAMTGDVWDEEVDLVVIGSGGGGLVAAIEGVRSGMKVVVLEKNEKIGGSTAMSGGILWLPGNSVMRRAGEKDSIAEGRRYLDNLIGDRDPASSPERREAFLQGIGPMLTMLEREGLRFYACKGYPDYYDEELGGRPQGRAIGAHMIVSGALGDDAGRLQLLPGWNMPVATDEFAALSRAGRTLKGKLMALRVAGRTLRQKLGGHSLLYRGAALQARMLLAARKLGIDIRTGQKVVALLGKDGVEGVEIAGAESGTTRCIRAKRGVLLAAGGFSRNADLRRRFQAMEAGADWSMANPGDTGDLLEQARARGASLVHMDQSWWVPVSLKASGQLAGFHSPQEMQKPFCIAVNRDGERFVNEAASYMEIGQAMRARGGVPAWIIMEARHRKYYPWGTVPPRIMPASWLNSGYMKRDDTLEGLAGQCGIDPIGLRRTVERFNAFAAAGHDADFRRGARAYDRYQADPRVKPNPSLGPLSQAPFYAVQIVPGDVGTAGGLMADPAGRALDSAGRPIAGLYVCGNAAAPVFGAFYPGPGASIAASFVFGYLAVRHMAGSNRS, encoded by the coding sequence GTGCTGCAGGGACGCTCGGCCGATTGCCAAGCAACAAGCCTCATCCCCACAATTTCTTCGCGTTCTGCGATGACGGGCGACGTATGGGACGAGGAAGTCGATCTCGTAGTGATCGGCAGCGGTGGGGGCGGGCTGGTTGCCGCAATCGAAGGGGTGCGATCGGGCATGAAAGTGGTCGTGCTCGAGAAGAACGAAAAGATCGGTGGATCGACGGCGATGTCGGGAGGAATTCTGTGGCTTCCAGGGAATTCCGTAATGCGGCGGGCCGGTGAGAAGGACTCCATAGCAGAAGGCCGCCGCTACCTCGACAACCTCATTGGCGACCGCGATCCTGCGTCGTCGCCGGAGCGAAGAGAAGCGTTCCTTCAAGGCATCGGACCGATGCTGACAATGCTCGAGCGCGAAGGTCTGCGCTTCTACGCCTGCAAGGGCTACCCCGATTATTACGATGAAGAGTTGGGCGGACGGCCGCAGGGGCGCGCTATCGGAGCGCACATGATTGTCTCCGGCGCGCTGGGCGACGATGCCGGACGTCTCCAGTTGTTGCCGGGCTGGAACATGCCGGTTGCGACTGACGAATTCGCTGCGCTTTCGCGTGCCGGGCGCACGCTAAAGGGGAAACTCATGGCGCTGCGCGTGGCGGGGCGGACGTTACGTCAAAAGCTTGGCGGTCATTCGCTCTTGTATCGAGGTGCCGCTCTTCAAGCCCGCATGCTGCTGGCCGCCCGCAAGCTTGGCATTGACATCCGCACGGGTCAGAAGGTCGTCGCCTTGCTTGGCAAGGACGGCGTCGAAGGCGTGGAAATTGCAGGCGCCGAGAGCGGCACGACCCGCTGCATTCGAGCGAAGCGGGGCGTGCTTCTGGCGGCAGGTGGATTTTCGCGAAACGCAGATCTTCGTCGGCGATTCCAGGCGATGGAAGCCGGTGCCGATTGGTCGATGGCGAACCCCGGCGATACGGGCGATCTACTTGAACAGGCGCGGGCGCGTGGGGCGTCTCTGGTACACATGGACCAGAGTTGGTGGGTTCCCGTCTCACTCAAGGCGAGTGGGCAGCTGGCCGGCTTCCACTCACCTCAGGAGATGCAGAAGCCGTTCTGTATAGCCGTCAATCGAGATGGAGAGCGCTTTGTTAATGAGGCGGCATCTTACATGGAGATCGGCCAGGCTATGCGCGCAAGGGGCGGTGTGCCGGCCTGGATCATCATGGAGGCGCGGCATCGCAAATATTACCCGTGGGGTACGGTGCCGCCCCGCATCATGCCGGCCAGTTGGCTGAACTCAGGTTATATGAAGCGCGACGATACCCTGGAAGGATTGGCAGGGCAGTGCGGCATCGATCCGATCGGATTGCGCCGCACGGTCGAACGATTCAACGCGTTCGCAGCAGCGGGCCACGACGCAGACTTTCGGCGAGGGGCTCGCGCCTACGATCGATATCAAGCCGACCCCCGTGTCAAACCAAATCCGTCGCTCGGACCATTAAGCCAGGCGCCATTCTATGCTGTACAGATCGTCCCTGGCGACGTGGGTACGGCTGGAGGCTTGATGGCGGATCCAGCCGGAAGGGCGCTCGACTCCGCCGGCCGGCCGATCGCTGGCCTCTATGTCTGCGGAAATGCGGCTGCACCGGTATTCGGCGCTTTCTATCCGGGCCCCGGTGCCAGCATCGCCGCGTCCTTCGTCTTTGGCTACTTGGCGGTGCGCCATATGGCCGGTTCCAACCGGAGTTGA
- a CDS encoding NAD-dependent epimerase/dehydratase family protein, which produces MDVLVLGATGYVGRHVVKRLVKGGHRVTGFIRSKAQAASLAEAGARHLAGTLDDMSQMVSALAPFDAVLWIAQLMLEDEARVVTALLNGLAGTGKTFVFTGGTSLISERTDGAWSENTFAEDDAFVPRRQIAPRLDIENKVREANGAGLRTLCIRPPLIWGNGTCKIISDMYHSARETGAVCYMGAGLNCYSNVHVDDLAEVYALALEKGIGGALYHSVSGEVNYRQMAETIAGHLGVPTRSIGFEEAVELWDKFTALIVFGSCSRSRSPRARDELGWLPRADRLDLLAECLNPIFTSGASRNLSSWVRSNGAG; this is translated from the coding sequence ATGGATGTGCTCGTCTTAGGCGCGACAGGTTACGTCGGTCGTCACGTGGTGAAAAGACTGGTGAAGGGGGGGCATCGTGTGACGGGCTTCATCAGGTCGAAAGCCCAAGCTGCCAGCTTGGCTGAAGCTGGAGCGAGACATCTCGCCGGTACGCTCGATGACATGTCCCAGATGGTGAGCGCGCTCGCCCCTTTCGATGCGGTCTTGTGGATCGCGCAATTGATGCTGGAAGACGAGGCGCGGGTCGTGACGGCTCTCCTCAACGGGCTAGCCGGGACTGGAAAGACTTTCGTCTTCACTGGCGGGACCAGCCTCATCTCAGAGCGCACCGACGGCGCCTGGAGCGAAAATACGTTCGCCGAGGATGACGCATTTGTACCACGGCGTCAGATCGCCCCGCGCTTGGATATCGAGAATAAGGTGCGCGAAGCAAACGGTGCGGGGTTGCGCACACTGTGTATTCGTCCGCCTCTGATCTGGGGCAATGGCACCTGCAAGATAATTTCCGACATGTATCATTCCGCCCGTGAAACAGGCGCGGTCTGCTACATGGGCGCAGGCCTGAACTGCTATTCCAATGTCCATGTCGATGATCTTGCGGAAGTTTATGCTCTTGCGCTCGAGAAGGGCATCGGTGGCGCGCTATATCATTCAGTATCTGGCGAAGTGAATTATCGGCAGATGGCGGAAACCATTGCCGGCCACCTCGGCGTGCCAACGCGGTCGATTGGGTTCGAAGAGGCCGTCGAACTTTGGGATAAGTTCACGGCCCTGATCGTGTTCGGCTCATGCAGTCGGTCCCGCTCGCCGCGCGCGCGAGATGAACTGGGCTGGTTACCCCGTGCCGACCGGCTCGATCTTCTGGCCGAGTGCCTGAATCCGATCTTCACGAGCGGCGCCTCCCGCAATCTATCCTCATGGGTTCGCTCCAATGGGGCAGGGTGA
- a CDS encoding Gfo/Idh/MocA family protein, whose amino-acid sequence MKVVIIGTGFGNRVMAPVYGRAGFEVEVISPRDGERLSRVCAAGADLVSIHSPPFMHRDHVMVALDHNIAVLCDKPFGRNAAEASEMRNRARELGVLNFVNFEFRRFPVRVKMRELIRSGAIGTPQHINWELFTNGLRTRKYGWLFDNSRGGGWIGAYGSHCIDTLRWLFDSEVTRCGGTVRTDITARIGDDGAVHDATAEDAFSAWCSMTNGISVLIDTACATSVAMPQRVQVLGSEGAIELIGDQKLVLRKPGEEDQKFTLPPPEGDGHEPGLGPWISDVRNALQSQSQISPSFDDGLATAKIMDQIRADAFRTDR is encoded by the coding sequence ATGAAAGTTGTCATTATAGGCACGGGATTCGGCAACCGTGTAATGGCCCCAGTCTACGGGCGCGCGGGCTTCGAAGTCGAAGTCATATCTCCGCGCGATGGCGAGAGGCTGTCCCGCGTCTGCGCGGCCGGCGCCGATCTCGTCTCCATTCATTCTCCGCCCTTCATGCACCGGGACCATGTCATGGTCGCGCTGGACCACAATATTGCTGTGCTTTGCGACAAGCCTTTTGGGCGGAATGCGGCCGAAGCGAGCGAGATGCGAAACCGCGCCCGTGAGCTCGGAGTGTTAAATTTCGTGAACTTCGAATTTCGCCGCTTTCCGGTGCGAGTGAAGATGCGCGAGCTCATTCGGAGCGGTGCGATTGGAACTCCACAGCACATCAACTGGGAACTCTTCACCAACGGACTTCGCACGAGGAAGTACGGCTGGCTTTTCGACAATTCTCGTGGCGGTGGCTGGATCGGAGCCTATGGGTCACATTGCATCGACACGCTGCGGTGGTTGTTCGACAGCGAAGTGACCCGGTGTGGCGGCACTGTGCGCACGGATATTACCGCCCGTATCGGAGATGACGGGGCTGTACATGACGCCACCGCGGAAGACGCGTTCTCGGCCTGGTGCTCCATGACCAATGGCATTTCTGTCCTGATCGACACGGCGTGCGCAACTTCAGTGGCGATGCCGCAACGAGTTCAGGTTCTCGGCAGCGAAGGCGCCATCGAGCTTATCGGAGACCAGAAACTGGTGTTGCGAAAGCCCGGCGAAGAGGACCAGAAATTTACCCTGCCGCCGCCAGAAGGCGATGGGCACGAGCCTGGCTTAGGGCCTTGGATCAGCGACGTGCGAAATGCTCTGCAGTCGCAAAGTCAGATTTCGCCGTCATTCGACGATGGTTTGGCCACTGCGAAGATCATGGACCAAATCCGTGCTGATGCCTTCCGGACTGACCGATGA
- a CDS encoding cytochrome P450: MTIAAKLAAIRAAATAPENVPANRVFDLHWAMGSVANDLTDPYEPCRWLCGESVPRLLYNAALPSGEGEGVAGIGNGAWVVTHYEDIERVYTDNAHFSNDGAANFQALIGETFRSIPLGVDPPDHARYRQFLVPHFSPASINRLDAQIRAIAVEMIDSFVTTGEVDIAWDFGRVYPVRIFMNLMGFPEHMFEQFLDWEWDILHSNSRLKMAAALRDVLAFLRSFIAEKQRNPDATLVSKIVHGKISGRAVTDEEQIGIVWFLWLGGLDTVAATISQMFRRMALEPEIQRQIRNNPELVGSAVEEFLRTQPILSTSRTVTEDFEWHGIQLKQGDKVSCLNPAGNFDPDKFADAAKFDPSRRPNRHFTFVAGVHLCLGAPLARRELRILLDEWLKRVPEFRIKPGTDTTVFPGLLSIRNLPIVWDHSVISEGI; this comes from the coding sequence ATGACCATAGCCGCCAAGCTTGCCGCTATTCGAGCAGCGGCAACCGCGCCAGAAAATGTGCCCGCCAACCGCGTGTTCGATCTGCACTGGGCAATGGGGTCGGTGGCAAACGATCTCACTGATCCCTATGAGCCGTGCCGTTGGCTCTGCGGAGAGAGTGTGCCGAGGCTTCTCTACAATGCTGCGTTGCCGTCCGGCGAAGGAGAGGGCGTCGCTGGCATCGGCAATGGTGCATGGGTGGTCACGCACTATGAAGACATCGAGCGCGTCTACACCGACAACGCGCACTTCTCAAACGACGGTGCGGCCAATTTCCAGGCACTGATCGGCGAGACATTTCGTTCGATACCCTTGGGCGTCGATCCTCCAGATCACGCAAGATATCGCCAATTTCTCGTGCCGCACTTTTCTCCGGCATCGATCAATCGACTGGACGCGCAGATCCGCGCGATTGCCGTCGAGATGATCGACAGCTTTGTTACTACTGGAGAGGTCGACATCGCCTGGGATTTCGGACGCGTATATCCGGTGCGGATCTTCATGAATCTGATGGGTTTCCCCGAGCACATGTTCGAGCAGTTTCTCGACTGGGAATGGGATATCCTACATTCTAACTCTCGCCTTAAAATGGCGGCTGCCCTTCGCGATGTTCTCGCATTTCTCCGCAGTTTCATCGCCGAAAAGCAGCGAAATCCGGATGCGACCCTGGTTTCAAAGATCGTCCACGGCAAGATATCAGGTAGAGCGGTGACGGACGAGGAACAGATCGGTATCGTCTGGTTTCTGTGGCTTGGAGGGCTCGATACTGTGGCTGCGACAATCAGCCAGATGTTTCGTCGCATGGCGCTGGAGCCCGAGATTCAGCGGCAGATCAGAAACAATCCTGAACTGGTGGGATCGGCGGTCGAGGAGTTTCTGCGAACGCAGCCGATCCTGTCGACAAGCCGTACCGTTACGGAAGACTTCGAGTGGCACGGCATCCAATTGAAGCAAGGAGACAAGGTCTCATGCCTGAATCCGGCCGGCAATTTCGACCCGGACAAATTTGCGGACGCCGCGAAATTCGATCCCAGCCGGCGTCCAAATCGGCATTTCACCTTTGTTGCCGGGGTCCATCTGTGTCTTGGGGCTCCTCTAGCGAGGCGCGAGCTGCGAATTCTTCTCGACGAATGGCTCAAGCGTGTGCCGGAATTCAGGATCAAGCCCGGCACGGATACGACAGTATTTCCTGGCCTCCTCTCGATCCGGAACCTTCCGATCGTTTGGGATCATTCCGTTATATCCGAGGGCATATAG
- a CDS encoding TonB-dependent receptor, translating into MNSCKDSPAAVRRMLRLSGIAGMTAVASFLASPAFAQSADEAAVDGDAIIVTAQRRNESLVNVPMSVAVVSPETLSSLGINSARELTNVTSGFQINFGGSYPQPSIRGISTTAGTFENNVALFMDGLYQTAPQVLNMDLPNVQGIQVLKGPQGTLYGRNATGGAILIDTLDPSADWTGNIEATYGRFSDRRARGYVSGPLSDRIGVSLAGTFRKTDGYYKRASRTTPGQFDGRFLGLEQEGVRAKIKAELTDTLRVTLAYNYLRASDPRGTIFTPIENTTAPFTAPGNNTRPTGLGEASGDVFSQPFWQNEGSIKLEIDTGIGTLRSVTGYSDAKSKTVYDFSGSYVPDSYGSSIIRDRTIQENVDLNIDKIKDVDLIVGGNYYNIRTNYDPKMPNSVFLGPASYRPFSYPDPATTLVPLSAYRRASDTYFFRTKNAWAIFADATVHATEQLTLNVGARYSSETQDVSGTKNVFCSDPLNPATLNCTLGTLLPGAQGTPYTVASSARTASYSKFTPRASIRYALSPGTNVYASYSKGFRSGEYNLTVPNDNPALWRDAKQESVDSFEIGLKSQGRRYHFELAGFYSDYRNLQVSFIQNIGGVPVATLANAPKAKIYGVDLNADYEIFDNFKIRAGGTWLHARYGDRFFFTGSGVNPAVAAFNTNTTDPLKKLVNMTLQQDLSGLQMARAPDFAGFVGFDYLIPKGEGGLRIAANLKYTTSYVATNPSVWGGEPLASYNARLALDPNAAPNNAALLAGTPYANRASEQRARQSAFALINASVTWTDPSDHYYVRVWGNNLTDVKYRQHYAPSSGGTYVPMAEPLTFGGNCWV; encoded by the coding sequence ATGAACTCATGTAAAGATAGCCCCGCGGCGGTGCGGCGCATGCTTAGGCTCTCCGGCATTGCCGGAATGACCGCTGTTGCATCGTTCCTCGCATCGCCCGCCTTTGCTCAGTCCGCCGATGAGGCGGCGGTGGACGGCGATGCGATCATCGTGACTGCTCAGCGTCGCAACGAATCTCTTGTGAACGTGCCAATGTCCGTCGCGGTTGTCTCACCGGAAACGCTGAGTTCTCTGGGGATTAATTCGGCGCGCGAACTCACCAATGTGACCAGCGGCTTTCAGATAAATTTCGGCGGATCTTATCCGCAGCCGTCTATCCGGGGCATTAGCACGACAGCTGGTACCTTTGAGAACAACGTGGCCCTTTTCATGGATGGTCTCTATCAAACGGCGCCGCAGGTCCTGAACATGGATCTGCCGAACGTTCAGGGCATTCAGGTGCTCAAAGGTCCGCAAGGCACGCTTTACGGCCGCAACGCAACGGGCGGCGCGATTCTGATCGATACGCTGGATCCGAGCGCCGATTGGACCGGAAACATCGAAGCAACTTACGGTCGTTTCAGCGACAGGCGCGCGCGCGGATATGTGTCGGGCCCTCTCTCGGACAGGATCGGTGTGAGCCTGGCAGGGACATTTCGCAAAACCGATGGCTACTACAAGCGAGCCAGCCGGACGACGCCTGGGCAATTTGATGGACGCTTCCTCGGCCTCGAACAAGAAGGCGTGCGTGCGAAGATCAAAGCCGAACTCACGGATACGCTCCGCGTGACGCTGGCATACAATTATTTGCGTGCCAGCGATCCGCGGGGAACGATTTTCACACCGATCGAGAACACAACGGCTCCGTTCACCGCACCTGGCAACAATACGAGACCGACCGGTCTGGGTGAAGCCTCCGGCGACGTGTTTAGTCAGCCTTTCTGGCAAAACGAAGGCTCCATCAAGCTGGAGATCGATACCGGTATTGGCACCTTGCGCTCGGTGACCGGTTATAGCGATGCGAAAAGTAAGACTGTCTATGATTTCAGCGGGAGCTATGTGCCGGATAGCTACGGTTCATCGATTATTCGTGACAGGACTATCCAGGAAAATGTGGATCTGAATATCGACAAAATCAAGGACGTGGATCTTATTGTCGGCGGGAATTACTACAATATACGAACAAATTATGATCCCAAGATGCCAAATTCAGTGTTCCTGGGCCCCGCGAGCTATAGGCCATTTTCATACCCGGACCCCGCGACGACCCTAGTACCTCTGTCGGCCTACCGGCGCGCGTCGGACACGTATTTCTTCCGCACGAAGAACGCATGGGCAATCTTCGCGGACGCAACCGTTCACGCCACCGAGCAGCTGACACTCAATGTGGGCGCTCGTTATAGCAGCGAAACTCAGGACGTGTCTGGCACGAAGAACGTGTTTTGCTCTGATCCGCTGAACCCCGCCACATTGAACTGCACGCTCGGGACCCTTCTGCCAGGCGCGCAAGGCACGCCATATACGGTGGCGAGTTCCGCAAGGACCGCCAGTTATTCCAAGTTCACTCCTCGTGCGTCCATCCGGTACGCATTGTCGCCGGGTACGAACGTCTACGCCTCCTATTCGAAGGGTTTCCGCAGCGGAGAATACAATCTCACAGTGCCCAACGACAACCCGGCTCTTTGGCGAGATGCGAAGCAGGAGTCCGTGGATTCCTTCGAAATCGGCCTGAAGTCGCAGGGGCGTCGTTATCATTTCGAGCTGGCCGGCTTCTATTCCGATTACCGCAATCTCCAAGTCAGCTTCATTCAGAACATTGGCGGTGTTCCAGTTGCCACCCTCGCAAACGCACCCAAGGCAAAAATCTACGGTGTCGACCTCAACGCAGACTATGAGATTTTCGACAACTTCAAGATCCGCGCCGGCGGTACCTGGCTCCACGCGCGTTATGGCGACCGCTTCTTTTTCACCGGCTCAGGTGTGAATCCTGCGGTTGCCGCTTTCAACACGAACACGACCGATCCGCTCAAGAAGCTTGTGAATATGACGCTCCAACAGGACCTTTCGGGGCTGCAGATGGCGCGAGCACCGGATTTCGCGGGCTTCGTCGGCTTCGATTATCTGATCCCCAAGGGCGAGGGCGGACTGCGCATTGCTGCCAATTTGAAGTATACAACCAGCTATGTGGCGACTAATCCTTCTGTGTGGGGCGGCGAGCCATTGGCGTCCTATAACGCGAGATTGGCCCTCGATCCCAACGCAGCGCCGAACAACGCTGCGTTGTTGGCAGGGACCCCTTACGCGAACCGGGCGAGCGAGCAACGTGCGCGTCAAAGCGCCTTTGCGCTGATCAATGCCTCAGTGACTTGGACGGATCCATCGGACCATTATTATGTTCGCGTCTGGGGCAATAACCTCACCGACGTGAAGTACAGGCAGCATTATGCTCCCTCTTCGGGAGGTACCTACGTACCGATGGCAGAGCCCCTGACCTTCGGGGGGAACTGTTGGGTATAA
- a CDS encoding MFS transporter — protein sequence MIVSARDEWSRNWALPFVGMLGVAGSTLLPSANGILLEPLTHEFGWSKSQFSFAYLIQVIVGLATTPLAGRLIDRYGSRRVLLSGLPLAAVGMAMVSLVTSHVWTWVLLTVCQGLTMALVLPLGWMSAVISRFDAARGMALAITLAGVGFGAALWPVLGAQVMSWLGWRAVVPVLGVGWALLLLPIAALLLPREPFLAPADEAKGRGLSWLGPILRSRSLLLLIAAGSLFIGVVHGFNLHLIALLRTLGYGKVAAAGVTSLAGVFAIVGRLGAGMLLDRYSSKPLAIGVFLVPIVASVLLLLTTTTGWMPVTAIVLLGLSLGAESDIIAYVASREFDRRAFASAYGVVSAAFALSAGSGPLLVSMLYDVSGSYEPFLIVACPVLLIGAGLIGLVQMPGRPQRSEGG from the coding sequence ATGATTGTATCGGCGCGGGACGAGTGGTCCAGAAATTGGGCACTGCCTTTCGTAGGAATGCTGGGCGTCGCAGGCTCAACGCTCCTTCCCTCGGCTAATGGCATCCTGCTGGAGCCGTTGACCCACGAATTCGGCTGGTCCAAGTCGCAGTTCTCATTTGCTTACTTGATCCAGGTGATTGTGGGCCTTGCAACGACGCCTCTGGCCGGGCGGCTCATCGACCGCTACGGCTCTCGGCGCGTATTACTCAGCGGACTTCCTTTGGCCGCCGTTGGAATGGCCATGGTGTCGCTCGTCACTTCGCATGTTTGGACATGGGTGCTGCTCACCGTATGTCAGGGTCTGACGATGGCACTGGTTCTACCTCTCGGCTGGATGAGCGCCGTAATCAGCCGTTTCGACGCGGCGAGAGGTATGGCCTTGGCCATCACGCTGGCTGGGGTTGGCTTTGGAGCTGCCCTGTGGCCGGTTCTCGGCGCGCAAGTCATGAGCTGGCTCGGATGGCGAGCCGTTGTACCTGTTCTGGGTGTCGGTTGGGCCTTATTGTTGCTTCCAATCGCCGCCCTGCTGCTTCCACGCGAGCCGTTTCTTGCGCCTGCCGACGAGGCGAAGGGCAGGGGATTGTCCTGGCTCGGTCCCATCCTCAGGTCGCGGTCGTTGCTTTTGCTAATCGCGGCGGGCAGTCTTTTTATCGGCGTCGTCCATGGCTTCAATCTGCACCTGATCGCGCTGCTGCGCACCTTGGGGTACGGCAAGGTCGCCGCTGCAGGCGTCACGTCGCTAGCGGGTGTCTTTGCGATAGTCGGTCGGCTTGGCGCCGGCATGCTACTGGACCGGTATTCAAGCAAGCCGCTTGCGATCGGTGTGTTCCTTGTTCCGATCGTCGCATCCGTCCTTTTGCTGCTCACAACCACCACGGGTTGGATGCCGGTCACGGCCATCGTCCTGCTCGGCCTTTCACTTGGGGCGGAATCCGACATTATTGCCTACGTTGCATCGCGTGAATTCGACCGCAGGGCCTTCGCTTCAGCTTATGGCGTCGTAAGCGCGGCGTTCGCTCTCTCGGCCGGATCTGGTCCGTTGCTTGTCAGCATGCTGTATGATGTCAGCGGTTCCTACGAGCCTTTTTTGATTGTGGCGTGTCCGGTACTCTTGATTGGCGCTGGTCTGATCGGCCTGGTCCAAATGCCCGGCAGACCTCAGAGAAGCGAGGGTGGGTAA